A single Crateriforma conspicua DNA region contains:
- a CDS encoding dodecin yields the protein MSHHTYKKIEVTGTSPVSIEEAVETAITHASRTVRGLSWFELTETRGLIEEGKVSEWQVTIKIGFNLDQ from the coding sequence ATGTCACACCACACCTACAAGAAGATTGAAGTCACCGGAACATCTCCGGTTTCGATCGAAGAAGCGGTCGAAACCGCCATCACGCACGCGTCACGCACCGTCCGCGGACTCAGTTGGTTTGAACTAACCGAAACCCGCGGGTTGATCGAAGAAGGCAAAGTGTCCGAATGGCAAGTGACGATCAAGATTGGTTTCAATCTGGATCAGTAA